tacagatattaggtgtaaaggaacaatttggagaaaatgctcttaaaaatgccaaaaagtgccaaaaacttaaccaccttcggaagcacttttggaagccgaaactcaagcaccttcggaagcaccttcggaagcactttcggaagccgaaagtcacccactttcgaaagcactttcggaagccaaaagtccagtccagaggcgaaagtcacccaccttcggccgtcgaaccttgcatccagagccgaaagtccagcctccgaaactcatcttaggcggccgaaagtgcccccgaacagtctcctccttatttaagaagccaagatcacatgtttcccacttagtgtcatgcacattcaaaattcaaatcaaggctccaccttcctctttagtgcatgaataatgtgaagaaggcttcttgaacacacttgggcatcaatcaaaagaccaaaaagggcttgcaactccacacatacacatagaagactcaagggcactttgggcaatctctacaaagatgcatggacacccaagaaaccctaggcagcctctcaacatctatttaaaggcctcaaaaagacatgaagaggcagatttcATACACCTCTCCTCCAAGGAATTGGCAAGGCTTCTCCAAGGGTTCTttcccttagttcttcatcttcttgctttcttttcttttattttctattttggttcagccatgagtggctgaaacccttattctagttgaagtttggttgaaactaaggttgtttaaaaggttgtgagatctaaacataaagtgtttgattttggtttattcaatattcatgcaattgtgcttaattctaagattgctttgttgttttgatcaaattggccacttgattcttgattgcaaagttaattgattgttggttaggatatttgttagtccgtaattgctggaaatattctgacctaagaacacttggtgtaaaaactagggaattgcatgatctagcaacatctcatgcgtttgagtagctagggttagatctctctcattctttatgcaattgacaattgttttgatgcctaaggcccaaggacgttccttggcaatttgttaattagtaattgattagaggacgttctctaattgatttaatcataaggagagacatggtggtgagaagcgtttttcacccccataactaatctattgaatcaattaagataacctaagtttcaatgatcaaccccaaacaaccaaagtggatccatatctttaactagacttttctcatattgatttcctcttttattttgattacttgctgttttaattgctttcaatagttgttagacaaatcaatctcaaaacccccctttttacttttattgcactttactttcattcaacTTTTGATTTACTTGTTTTCTCTTGTGTTTTccattagttctcttggtcttgattgagaaaaataaataggtaattaattctctgtggattcgatccttcaccactatctgcagttgtaaattgttgataaccaagaaggttatttttgaccggcttcgacaaccgcactgtcaagaACTGATGAAAAGAGCGGAAAAATATacaaggcaggatgatgccttgacaACCAGTAGGTTTGCTAAAAAAGCAACAGACAGAGGGAGAGCTCCAGAGGTATACAAACAACCTTGGGATAGAAGGGAGCAAAGGCCACCGCCACCTTGGGTCCCAGAAGCAATCACACCCCTCAATgcctccagagccgaggtgctcgtCGCAGTCCAAGATAAAGAgctcctccagtggcccaagcCCATGAGAGCGGAGGCAAGCCAAAgagatcctgacaagtattgtcaataTCACCGAACCCATGGCCATGATACCAATGATTGCTACCAGCTGATCAATGAAATCGAAAGGCTAATAAAAAGAGGACATCTCCGGAACTTTGTGAAAAAATCCAAAGGAGAGAGACCTCAACAGAATCTCGTAGCAGAAAGGCCTCGGAGATTGGGAGCAAGACAGGTGAATGATGGTTCCAGCGGAACCATTAATATtattgttggaggaactggaggacgaATGAGCAAGAGAGGAAAAAAGAGGGGCATAGATGAGGAGAGGAGCAGCAGCGACGTTCTACAGGTGGTAGAACACTCCTCTACCACCATATCTTTCTCCTCTGAAGATGCCCATGGCATTCAGATGCCTCACGATGACGCTCTTGTCATTGAGGCCATCATCCACAATTTTTGAGTCTGAAAAATCCTAGTCGACGATAGAAGCAAGGTAAATCTGCTGCCATAcagggttttccagcagatggggatACCAAAAGAACAATTGGTGAAGGATCAAGCCTGTAATACCCtgttagagtccggcatcggaattctactttccggtggagtccaggatgtgggacgtctctagaaggattagaattatgtttttcttaaatgttttgatatgttcatcaaggtttatgcataaggaaatgagtttttgagtgaaatgaaccaaggcagaaaagccaggttcggccgccgaagttgaggttcggccgccgaacatgcatggctttcggtttcacgtgtggccgccgaaggtggtctggccagccacctataaatggccctcagtcggttgaagcggtcagaGCATCGTTTCTTTCACtggctgaggtgaaactctgccctttatgagtatttcttcatgttttcattaaatcatgcaaagatttgattagttgtcatgattatttgaaggttttaagctaaacactcaaagttttgaagtttggagtgtttgaaggcaagttgctccaaaactccacgttaggatcgttcatctacttgtttttgtgcacccaggagccaccaagatgtatcaagatctgaaaagagtgtattggtggccagccatgaagaaagaagtagcgcagtttgtgacagcctgtgaggtttgccagagggtgaaactagagcatcagaaaccagccggaatgcttaacccattaccgattccagagtggaaatgggagaacatagccatggattttgtagtgggtttaccagctacgtccaaccggatagactctatatgggtgattgtggacagactcacgaaatctactcattttcttccagttcggagtaactattctgtggataagttggcacaggtctatctggacgagatagtgagattacatggtgttccagtgtcgatagtttcagatagaggacctgagtttacctccagattttggcgaagtctgcagagtgcgatgggcacgagattagagtttaacactgctttccacccacagactgatggacagtcagagaggaccatccagaccatcgaggatatgcttcgactgtgtgtgttagactttggcggttcttggaggcagcatctacctttggtggagtttgcctacaataacagccatcatgctagcatagggatggctccttatgaagctttgtatgggaggaagtgcagatcccctgtttgctgggaagagataggagagaaggctcttgcagggccagacttagtagagattaccagtagagtggtgcccatgatcagagagagaatcagaacagcgtagagcagacagaaaagttatgcagacgttcgcagaaaacagttagagtttcaggagggtaatatggtattgctgaaagtgtctctaatgaaaggagtggttcggtttggaaaaaagggtaagttagctccacggtacattggaccctttgagatcttgcagaggatcgggaatgtgtcgtataagctggctttacctgcttctatggagagaattcacccggtatttcatgtttctatgctacggcagtttgtgtcagatccgaatcaggttctgagtgagcctgaggtagagattcatacagatctcacctatatagagcagccagtgcgggttctggacacgcagatcagacagctaaggaacaaggaaattccgatggtgaaaattctgtggaaccaccataatctcaaagagtgcacctgggagacgcgggagtctatgctccagcagtatccatatttgttttgaggttagttttcctctgtttttttatgtgttacttgtttgtttattttaggaacattcgaggacgaatggtcttaagggggggagaatgtaataccctgtTAGagtctggtatcggaattctactttccggtggagtccgggatgtcggacgtctctagaaggattagaattatatttttcttaaatgttttgatatgttcatcaaggtttatgcataaggaaatgagtttttgagtgaaatgaaccaaggcagaaaagccaggttcggccgccgaagttgaggttcggccgccgaacatgcatggctttcggtttcacgtgtggccgccgaaggtggtctggccagccacctataaatggccctcagtcggttgaagcggtcagaGCATCGTTTCTTTCACtagctgaggtgaaactctgccctttgtgagtatttcttcatgttttcattaaatcatgcaaagatttgattagttgtcatgattatttgaaggttttaagctaaacactcaaagttttgaagtttggagtgtttgaaggcaagttgctccaaaactccacgttaggatcgttcatctacttgttttcaagaggtaagtgaagatcctgagcttgtttttatgttttctgaaggttttatggggtttatggagagagttgcatgaataggttaaaaagagaggttttgatgattttgtgcataaagcttgtttttgtgttgtttgtgttgtgtgtttggggtttttaggtagattttgacccctttgagcatatacatgagtgtatgcaagtggaggaagtgaggtgtttgagttggagagggttttgtgcatttggcgaagaggcagggcaagtttctgccctgctgatgaactcaggttcggccgccgaacccctgaagaggtgtgaggaggtggcttcggctgcccaagcttgcccccgagcttttggactttcggctctggagggaagttcggccgccgaaggtgctgccgaaggttagagactttcgtctctggagtgccttttggcctccgaaacttgcccccgaaagggttcagcagccgaaagtggaagttcggccgccgaaggtgcttgagtttcgtctctggagaggactttcggccgccgaacctgccgctgaaagtgttctgtccagccttctcttgcatgctttgcatggctagttgagtgagtttaaggggatttttggggaggttaatagagttattcataagctagtttggtccctcatttaagtccatctgtataggtacagaccagaggaaccagagagagcagcagtgagtactactctagagtttacagagcctgcagagtcagtcagtccagatagccagaagcgagtggaactaaccttaactcttttaattgcacaatggaatgttttagcatatctcatgcatcatgaatatgccataggttgattgcattagtatccacgaatatgttgcattgcatagttagttgttgatgtgagtaaatgttgaatgatccaatagtcgcagacaggaagtccaggagcctttgactacgccctggcaggtatagtaaagaccaggagcctttgactacgccctggcagttatagtaaagaccaggagcctttgactacgccctggcaatggtaagtacagaggtgttatatacacatatacatatatgacaggaagaccaggtgctcgattctacgccctggcacagagttactgggactatgtggtgacaggtttactcttgatgtggtttatctgtgttatgacgcattccatgagatcatattttaatgacttgttttactgctctactcactgggctatagagctcatcccactcccttaaccccagttttgcaggttcagcaTACAGTGTACAGGGTAAGTCAGCAGAGcatagaaagagtaaagagaaatgtaatagtgtagagtggacatgtaatattaaagagctgtactagttgtgttttcaattacagatgtgcttgacttagtagtttgtgttgtaaatctgttgttatgtacatgatctgtatatgtatatgttttacagagtatgtgcaataccaggcttaacaggtatgagttaacccatctagagcaagctctagtcaggggtacagagtacagagtacagagatagtgcatgcacaggttaagccttggttcagaaaagagtgtttattttcacagaaaatgtatgatcatgtatgagatttacaggtacacagagagtatagcaggcttgctacgggttctggcggccttaagccgacctgaatcctagcgccggtgacggtccattttggggtcgttacaaagccCCTGTGAAAGGAATCGAAGGAACCTCGGCAGCCGTGGAAGGGAAAGTAAAAGTAGTTTTAACCTTGGGAGAACCCCCCTGTCTCGAACTCACCATGTGGTATTCTTGGTGGTGAAGCTTCCTTTGAGTTATAACGCGATATTGGGAAGGCCAATGCTATACGACTTTGAGGCAGTGACCAGCATTAGGTACTTGACCATGAAATTCCCAATTGAGGCAGGTGTAGGAGTAGTTCGGGGACGCCAAGAGGAGGCAAGAGCAGTGTACTTAGCCCTGTGACAGAACCAGGCTCCACAAGTGAAGAAGTCGACTCAGAAATCATAAAGGTAAGGGATGAGAAGAAGGAAGCAAGAACGGAACCCGTGGGAGAGCTGGAAACCTTCCCTTTATCAAATGAAGAGACGGACAAAGTTTTCAACCTTAATGTCGGCCTGACCGAAGAACATAAAATGACAGCAATGGCTTTAATCCGGAGCCACGCCTCCAGCTTCGTCTAGAAGCCATCAGATATGCTGGGAATAGACCCTaaggtgatgacccataagcTAAACGTTTTCCCCGAAGCCAAACCCGTtaaacagaagaagagagtgatgggaaaaaaaaagcagcaggccaccagggaggaggtacagaagttagaagaagcaggattcattagggaagtcatgtacccacaatggttagcaaatcctgtactagtgaaaaaagccaatggcaagtataggatgtgtatagacttcACCGACCTGAATCAGGCTtgtcccaaagattgttaccccctccctgacattaataaaatggtcgattccacggccggttttgattatatgtcgtctTTAGATGCTATGTATGATTTTCACCAAATACCCATGGACAGGTTAGATGAGGAGAAAATCTCGTTCATAACGAATGATGGAACTTATTGTTACAAGGCTATGCCCTTTGGGCTAAAAAATGCTGGAGCAACATATCAAAGactgatgaataaaattttcaaagggCAGACAGGGAAAAATGTGGAGGTATAtatagatgatatggtggtaaaaAGCCAGACCTTTCAGCAGCACATGGCAGACCTAAAAGAAGTATTCAGAGTGTTGGAACAGTACAGAATGAGGCTAAACCCGGCTaaatgtgctttcttcatcagagggGGAAAATTCCTGGGATACATAGTCAGCGGAAAGGGAATCGAGCCAaatccggagaaagtagaaGCCATATTAAGAATGCCCGAACCGACTTGCGTAAGAGATGTGCAGAGACTTACAGGAAGAGTAATAGCACTTAATAGATTTATGTCAAAATCCGCAAAAAGATGCCTACCATTCTTCAAGAAACTTAGGAAAGTCTCAAACTTCGAGTGGACTAAGGACTGCCAGTAAGCCTTCAAGGAGCTCAAACAGTACCTTAGTTCGCCACACCTACTCAGCAGCCCACTAGCCGGGGAAGAACTCTTGATCTATTTGTCAGCATCAGAACAAGCCATCGGCGCTATGTTAGTAAGAGAaggaggagagcagaagccAATATTTTATGTTAGCAAGTGCTCAAAGATGCTGAGGTTAGGTATTTAAAAATAGAAGGGCCATCAAGGAGTAGTGATGACGGACCAGCCTTTAAGGAAGATCCTTCACAGGCCCGAAACATCAGGGCAGATGATGACTTGGTCTGTTGAGATTGGCCCGTATTGTCTGAAATACCGACCTCGGACCGCCATCAAATCCCATGCCTTAGCCGACTTCATCGCAGAGTGTTCCTTCAATGAGAAGCAAGCGAAATTCAGAGAAAAACCAACAGAGCCCACGGAGGGAGGAAATGATGAACAACCCTCACAAAAATTTAGCTGGAGTCTGTTCGTAGATAGGGCATCCAGCGTTAAGGGCAACGGCGCTGGGGTAATGCTAAAAGGACCAGGAGGGTTCAAAGTTTGTTATGCCTTACGGTTAGAGTTCAAGGCTACTAATAATGTGGCAGAGTACGAAGCCCTGATAAATGAGATGCTGATagcaatggaggtaggggcaaccgacctcgaaATAAATAGCGACTCCCAGCTGGTGGTCAACCAAATAACAGGGACATATCAAGCAAGGGACCCTACTATGCAAAAGTACCTAGCAAAGGTAAAAGTTGTGGAGGCAGAACTCGGTGAACAGGGAATTGCTGTAAAGTATCAGAGAATACCTCgagaagaaaatgaggaggcagacctgctcagCCGATTATCTGAAGAAGAATTGGAACAACTCCCGGACGAGGTATATATACAACACATTAGCATACCCGCTTTTGATAAAACAGATACTGTAATGCAGGTCGAAGAAGGGCAAAGCTGGATAACCCCATACCTGGAATATCTAGAAAAGGGAAAACTCCCTGAAGACAAAACTGAAGCAAAGAAAATTGCAGCCCGAGCAGCCAACTACCAAGCAGTAAGGGGAACCTTGTACAGAAGGGGAACCTTGTACAGAAGGGGGGAACCTTGTACAGAAGGGGGAAATCCACTCCCTGACTCTGATGCGTAAGCCCAGACGAGGCAGTcaaggtgatggaagagatacatCGAGGAATATGTGGGGCCCATGAAGGAGCAGGGACATTGGGGAACAAAATTTTCAGGCAGGGTTATTACTGGCCCACGGTTAAGAAAGAGACAGAAGAACTTGTCAAAAAATGTGACGTATGCCAAAGATTTGCCAATGCAATCAACATTCCAGCAACCCCCCaatccagcatatccagcccatggccgttctcacaatggggTATTGATATCCTGGGACCATTCCCCAAGACTACGAGCCAGAAGAAGTTTGTAATAGTAACTGtggaatatttttctaaatggCCAGAGGCTGAAGCAGTCCCCACCATCACCGCAAGAAAAATGATAGACTTTGTTTGGGGCAACATTATATGTAGGTTTGGGATACCGCAAGTGCTCATATCAGACAATGACAAGCAATTCGACTGCAAGACCTTCAAGGAGTTCACgacaaacatgggcatatgacACAAATTATCCTCAGTGGCCCACACTCAAACCAACGGGCAGACAGAGGTCACAAACCGGGCAATCCTATAGGGGCTGAAGAAGCGACTGGATGGAGCAAGCAAAAATTGGGCGGACGAACTTAACAGCATCTTGTGGGCATTCCGGACCACTCCCCGGACACCAACAAAGGAAACATCTTTTGCATTGGCATTCGGCACTGAAGCCGTAGTTTCTGTCGAGTTACAAGTCCTCTCCCAACGAGTACAGTTTAATAGTGAAGACACCAATGACGAAAAGCTGAGGAGCAACTTGGATGCCCTAGAGGAAATCAGAGAAGAAGCCCAACTTTGCACCGCCGCCTATCAACAGAGGGCAGCTTGCTACTATAACCAAAGAGTCAGAGAGAGGAGCTTGAAGGTAGGGGATTTGGCATTAAGAAAGTTGGAGGCCACTAGGAAGAGAGCTGCAATAGGAAAGCTAACACCAACCTGGGAAGGCCCTTTCAGAATAATCAAAGTAGTCAAACCAGGCGTAtatcgaattgaagatatgcaagaaaATCCAGAGTCTCACGCGTAGAACATTCAGCACCTGAAGAGGTACTTTCCCTGAAATATAGATAATGTAAATACGAATACTTGTACTCTGAAACAATGTGAGTGAAATAGACAAATGCAACTCGAATCAGACCATGTCATTTTTATCATTGCTTACCTTATTTTTCCTTAAAAGAAAACAGAACATGCATTAAAAAGGTAaagagaagacctcagtgaggtaggtgaccggactcacaaaatgaccccggcaccacaaaatcggctaggatgacgaagcgacagtaaggccaaagaggcTGAATCCTATTCAAgactagggatgtaaacgggtagggtactcgcaaaattgagagtacccaaacccgaacccgattatatataaaatttctgaacccgtcccaaacccgtttagtattttaattttattatccgtACCTGTTCCAAatccgtttaacaatacccCCATAATACCCAAacccaattttttttaattcaattcaataacaaaaaatttaaagatttggatattataacccaaataacaaacctgaattagaaaatttaaatatactaaaataaaataaatatattacaaattCATCATAACACAACCATTAATCAATTATCTATctaacataaaattttgaacaaaTAAAATGTTCCAaaagtttattaaaatataaaatatattcaatttGCCATTTCAATCTCCAATATCAAATTGTGTTTGAAAAggttcaaaaacacaaatacAGAAAAATTAGAATATCAGAGTTGTAAAATAATACAtgttatcataaaaaataatagaataaaaaaaatatataaaaatcaaacttacATATTAAAATTGTGAAATGCATGATTTAATTCACATCATCCTTAGCATCCCATAAACAAGATATACTCTCATTTGAACAACCAGCTATATAgtaatatagaaaaaattattaacatttatcagctttacattaaaataaaataaaataaaaataagagtttATTGTTGTAATTACCTTCAATTTCTGACCATAACCAATTTTGTGAGC
This genomic interval from Manihot esculenta cultivar AM560-2 chromosome 12, M.esculenta_v8, whole genome shotgun sequence contains the following:
- the LOC110628402 gene encoding uncharacterized protein LOC110628402, whose translation is MKRAEKYTRQDDALTTSRFAKKATDRGRAPEVYKQPWDRREQRPPPPWVPEAITPLNASRAEVLVAVQDKELLQWPKPMRAEASQRDPDKYCQYHRTHGHDTNDCYQLINEIERLIKRGHLRNFVKKSKGERPQQNLVAERPRRLGARQVNDGSSGTINIIVGGTGGRMSKRGKKRGIDEERSSSDVLQVVEHSSTTISFSSEDAHGIQMPHDDALVIEAIIHNF